The following are encoded in a window of Gossypium raimondii isolate GPD5lz chromosome 13, ASM2569854v1, whole genome shotgun sequence genomic DNA:
- the LOC105784589 gene encoding sodium/hydrogen exchanger 2, giving the protein MVASQLAAVLSKLQTLYSDHASVVSMNLFVALLCASIVIGHLLEENRWMNESITALAIGLCTGVVILLTSGGKSSRLLVFSEDLFFIYLLPPIIFNAGFSVKKKQFFRNFITIMLFGAVGTLISWSIISFGVIKFFKEMDIGSLEIGDFLAIGAIFAATDSVCTLQVLNQDETPLLYSLVFGEGVVNDATSVVLFNAIQSFDLTNTNHRIALEFIGSFLYLFLASTLLGVAVGLVSAYIIKTLYFGRHSTDREFALMMLMAYLSYIMAELFYLSGILTVFFCGIVMSHYTWHNVTESSRITSKHAFATLSFVCETFIFLHVGMDALDIETWKFVNDRPGTSIIVSSVLLALVMAGRAAFVFPLSFLSNLAHKSANEKISFRQQIIIWWAGLMRGAVSMALAYNQFTRAGHTQLRWNAIMITSTITVVLFSSVVFGLMTKPLIRFLLPHSKVTSAPSGSSSPKSITVPFLGSTQDSFEDSPKGVQQPSSIRALLTTPTHTVHYYWRKFDNAFMRPVFGGRGFVPFVPGSPAERSEHKLPQLQ; this is encoded by the exons ATGGTGGCATCGCAGTTAGCTGCTGTCTTATCCAAGTTGCAAACATTGTATTCAGACCATGCCTCTGTGGTCTCCATGAACCTATTCGTCGCGCTTCTTTGCGCTTCCATTGTCATCGGTCATCTTTTGGAGGAGAACCGATGGATGAACGAATCAATTACTGCCCTTGCCATT GGTCTTTGTACTGGGGTCGTTATTTTGTTGACGAGTGGGGGTAAAAGCTCACGTCTTCTTGTCTTCAGTGAAGATCtgttctttatttatcttctaCCCCCTATTATATTCAATGCTGG GTTTTCTGTGAAAAAGAAGCAATTTTTCCGTAACTTTATTACCATCATGCTGTTTGGGGCTGTCGGTACATTAATTTCTTGGTCAATTATATCTTTTG GTGTTATCAAGTTCTTTAAGGAAATGGACATTGGTTCATTGGAGATTGGAGATTTTCTAG CAATTGGTGCAATCTTTGCTGCTACAGATTCTGTTTGCACACTGCAG GTGCTTAATCAGGATGAGACTCCATTACTCTACAGTCTGGTTTTTGGAGAGGGTGTTGTAAATGATGCAACATCAGTGGTGCTTTTCAATGCAATCCAGAGTTTTGATCTCACTAATACAAATCATAGAATTGCTTTGGAGTTTATTGGCAgctttttgtatttatttttagcaAGCACTCTGCTGGGAGTGGCT GTTGGGCTGGTAAGTGCTTATATCATCAAAACGTTATACTTTGGCAG GCACTCAACAGACCGTGAATTTGCTCTTATGATGCTCATGGCATACCTTTCATATATCATGGCTGAA CTGTTCTATTTGAGTGGCATTCTCACGGTGTTCTTTTGTGGGATTGTGATGTCGCATTATACCTGGCACAATGTTACAGAGAGTTCAAGAATAACTTCCAA GCATGCTTTTGCTACTTTGTCGTTTGTTTGTGAGACTTTTATCTTTCTCCATGTTGGAATGGATGCCTTGGACATTGAGACGTGGAAATTTGTAAATGACAG ACCTGGAACATCAATTATTGTTAGTTCTGTACTGCTTGCACTGGTCATGGCTGGAAGAGCAGCTTTTGTGTTTCCCTTGTCGTTTCTATCCAACTTAGCACACAAATCAGCTAATGAAAAAATCAGCTTTAGGCAACAA ATCATAATATGGTGGGCTGGTCTCATGAGAGGTGCAGTATCTATGGCACTTGCTTATAATCAG TTTACAAGGGCAGGGCACACTCAATTGCGATGGAATGCCATTATGATTACAAGCACCATCACTGTTGTTCTTTTTAGCTCTGTG GTTTTCGGACTAATGACTAAACCTCTAATAAGGTTCTTGCTGCCTCATTCTAAAGTAACAAGTGCACCCTCCGGATCATCATCTCCAAAATCGATTACAGTGCCATTTCTGGGAAGTACTCAGGACTCGTTTGAAGATAGTCCAAAGGGAGTTCAACAGCCAAGCAGCATTCGCGCACTTCTTACGACTCCAACACACACCGTTCATTACTACTGGCGCAAGTTCGATAATGCCTTTATGCGGCCAGTGTTTGGTGGGCGAGGTTTTGTTCCCTTCGTTCCCGGCTCTCCAGCAGAAAGGAGTGAACATAAGCTACCTCAATTGCAATGA